Genomic DNA from Candidatus Bathyarchaeia archaeon:
TAACATCCTCTGGCCGATGAGCCTGCTTGTAGAGAAGAAGATTGAGGAGATAAGGCAGATGGGGTTGGAATTGAAGACAATAGCACCAAGCCACGGAATCATCTGGCGGAGTGCCCCTATGAAGATAGTCGACGCCTATCTAAAGTGGGCCAGAGGGGAGTCGGCGGATAGGGCTATGATTGTTTATGACACGATGTGGGGCAGCACCAAGATGATGGCTAAAGCGATGCTTGAAGGCATATCAAGTGAAGGTGTAGCCGCCACGCTATATCGACTTCCAATATCAGACTTGGGAGACATCGTTAAAGAGCTACTTGAAACTAGGGGAATCCTAGTCGGCTCCTCAACAATCAACGCCGGCATGATTCACACAGTAGCCTCATTCCTAGAAGAACTTAGAGGTCTAAAACCGAGAGGAAAGATTGGCGCTGCCTTTGGCTCATACGGCTGGGGTGGCGGCGCCACCGCTGCTATAGAGGAGAAACTCAAACAGAGCAAGATAGAAGTTGCCCTCCCAGCCTTGAAGGTAAAGTGGGTACCGGATGATGATGAACTTAAGAGATGCCGCGAGTTTGGAAGAGAGTTCGCTAGAAAGATAAAGAGCGCCAGTGCAAGCTAGGTCTAGGTATGGGCACAGAGGCCCTCGCCATCGAGGAAAGAGTTGGGAGACAGTTTAGTAATCAAGCCACTCAATCCCGCAAACTCCCACCTAATTGTGGTGGAGGGCCTTGAACGGAATTTATTCAACTACTTCGGAGCCTTAAAATAAAGATGCCATTAGGAAGATTAAGGGGGAATTAGAAGATGCTCCTTACGAAGCCGCCGTCCACGTGGATGTTAGCTCCGGTGATGTAACTAGCCCTCTGGGAGACTAGGAACACGACCAGGTCGGCTATCTCCTCAGGTTTAGCCATCCTGCCCAATGGTATGCGGCTTTCAAGTGCCTTGTAGACGGCTTCATAAGTCTCCCCTGTCAATTGAGACTCAGCTCTCAAGACCTCCTCAGCCCGCTCAGTCAAGGTGTAGCCTTGGCTAACCCCATTCACCAGTATTCCATATTTTGCTAATTCGAGTGATAGTGTCTTTGTCAGGCCCACTAGGGCTAATCTCAGAGCGTTAGATAAGGCGAAGTTCTCTAAGGGCTGTTTAACCGTGAAGGAAGTCAGATTTACTATTCGCCCCCACCTCCTCGCCTGCATGTAGGGTATCACTTCCCTCGAGAACCTCACAGCACTCATGAATATGAGGTCGAACGCCTTCTGCCATGCGTCATCATCGAAGCTGAGAAATGGCCCAACTGGAGGACCACCACAGTTATTTATGAGGATGTTCACTGTGCCAAAACGGTTTACCGCCGATTCTACAACCCTCTTAATGTCTTCTGCTTTGGTGATGTCTGCGGGGACAGCAAGCGCGTCGACTCCTCGCCCGGCATAGGTTTGAATCTCGTCTAGCGCCTTATTTAAACTCTTTTGATTTCTAGAGCAGAGAACGAGATCTACGCCCTCCATTGCGAGGCGAACTGCAATAGCCCTGCCTATGCCTTTACTTGAGGCTGCCACAATTGCCTTCATGCCTTGGATGCCAAGATCCATGCCAACCATCCTCCAATCTCTGCCGGATTTTTACTTATTTTTTATTTTGACCACTTAAGAATTTCTCCCTTACGGGATTTGAGGAGACCTGCTGATCTTTAAAACCAAGTTCCCCTCAGCAACCATATGCCCCGCCTCTTGCATCGCGACGAATATTAGGAGTTTATGACCGTTTACGTAAGGGGCTTTGAGATGAAGTTTGGCATAGGCTTCTCTGCTACCGCGGTTCTGAATTTGACAGCCTGCATGAGGTCACTCCTAGTCACGATCCCGACCACCTTTTCTTCCTCCAACACTGGGAGACGCCCGACCATAGCCCGCGACATCTTTATCATCG
This window encodes:
- a CDS encoding flavodoxin domain-containing protein gives rise to the protein MKVEVASEIYWVGAIDWNVRSFHGFTYSTHRGTTYNAYLILDEKVALVDTVLAPFAGSMMNRIREIISPEKIDYIIANHLEMDHTGAIAEILKYAPKAKIVCTAKCREGLLKHYSGDWNFFTVKTGDTVNLGQRDLKFIEAPMLHWPDSMFTYVEAEALLLPNDAFGQHLATSERFDDEVSGEMLMGEAAKYYANILWPMSLLVEKKIEEIRQMGLELKTIAPSHGIIWRSAPMKIVDAYLKWARGESADRAMIVYDTMWGSTKMMAKAMLEGISSEGVAATLYRLPISDLGDIVKELLETRGILVGSSTINAGMIHTVASFLEELRGLKPRGKIGAAFGSYGWGGGATAAIEEKLKQSKIEVALPALKVKWVPDDDELKRCREFGREFARKIKSASAS
- a CDS encoding SDR family oxidoreductase, producing the protein MVGMDLGIQGMKAIVAASSKGIGRAIAVRLAMEGVDLVLCSRNQKSLNKALDEIQTYAGRGVDALAVPADITKAEDIKRVVESAVNRFGTVNILINNCGGPPVGPFLSFDDDAWQKAFDLIFMSAVRFSREVIPYMQARRWGRIVNLTSFTVKQPLENFALSNALRLALVGLTKTLSLELAKYGILVNGVSQGYTLTERAEEVLRAESQLTGETYEAVYKALESRIPLGRMAKPEEIADLVVFLVSQRASYITGANIHVDGGFVRSIF